A genomic window from Brassica oleracea var. oleracea cultivar TO1000 chromosome C8, BOL, whole genome shotgun sequence includes:
- the LOC106307930 gene encoding uncharacterized protein LOC106307930 isoform X4: protein MDKVYTGTSKRVETNLLVGKRMMLIMERGSKLIWTKSTRIFFWAKLLLLDKRHKSKAYMDKVELEHSNIRVDSLCWMSISHSLRFRGSINHLFQQDIGFGVELLLRDHELTHKKGF from the exons AGACAAATCTGCTAGTGGGAAAGCGAATGATGTTAATAATGGAAAGAGGATCAAAACTCATATGGACAAAGTCTACCCGG ATTTTTTTTTGGGCAAAGTTGCTTTTATTGGATAAGAGACACAAATCAAAAGCTTATATGGACAAGGTTGAGCTAGAGCACTCAAACATACGTGTTGATAGTCTGTGTTGGATGAGCATCTCTCATTCCCTCCGCTTCCGAGGATCAATCAACCATCTTTTTCAACAAGAT ATTGGCTTTGGCGTTGAACTTCTACTACGAGATCATGAACTCACTCACAAGAAAGGGTTTTAG
- the LOC106307930 gene encoding uncharacterized protein LOC106307930 isoform X1 encodes MDKVYTGTSKRVETNLLVGKRMMLIMERGSKLIWTKSTRIFFWAKLLLLDKRHKSKAYMDKVELEHSNIRVDSLCWMSISHSLRFRGSINHLFQQDFLPLLVTTAAEVKLPPTHPIRLALALNFYYEIMNSLTRKGFRDCLVTKYLRRLIRYLRLFLLLKLRACPPW; translated from the exons AGACAAATCTGCTAGTGGGAAAGCGAATGATGTTAATAATGGAAAGAGGATCAAAACTCATATGGACAAAGTCTACCCGG ATTTTTTTTTGGGCAAAGTTGCTTTTATTGGATAAGAGACACAAATCAAAAGCTTATATGGACAAGGTTGAGCTAGAGCACTCAAACATACGTGTTGATAGTCTGTGTTGGATGAGCATCTCTCATTCCCTCCGCTTCCGAGGATCAATCAACCATCTTTTTCAACAAGAT TTTCTTCCTTTACTTGTCACTACTGCTGCTGAGGTTAAACTTCCTCCTACACATCCTATCAGATTGGCTTTGGCGTTGAACTTCTACTACGAGATCATGAACTCACTCACAAGAAAGGGTTTTAGAGATTGTTTAGTAACTAAGTACCTTAGAAGACTCATACGTTATTTGAGATTGTTTTTACTTCTTAAATTAAGGGCATGCCCACCTTGGTGA
- the LOC106307930 gene encoding uncharacterized protein LOC106307930 isoform X2, with product MDKVYTGTSKRTNLLVGKRMMLIMERGSKLIWTKSTRIFFWAKLLLLDKRHKSKAYMDKVELEHSNIRVDSLCWMSISHSLRFRGSINHLFQQDFLPLLVTTAAEVKLPPTHPIRLALALNFYYEIMNSLTRKGFRDCLVTKYLRRLIRYLRLFLLLKLRACPPW from the exons ACAAATCTGCTAGTGGGAAAGCGAATGATGTTAATAATGGAAAGAGGATCAAAACTCATATGGACAAAGTCTACCCGG ATTTTTTTTTGGGCAAAGTTGCTTTTATTGGATAAGAGACACAAATCAAAAGCTTATATGGACAAGGTTGAGCTAGAGCACTCAAACATACGTGTTGATAGTCTGTGTTGGATGAGCATCTCTCATTCCCTCCGCTTCCGAGGATCAATCAACCATCTTTTTCAACAAGAT TTTCTTCCTTTACTTGTCACTACTGCTGCTGAGGTTAAACTTCCTCCTACACATCCTATCAGATTGGCTTTGGCGTTGAACTTCTACTACGAGATCATGAACTCACTCACAAGAAAGGGTTTTAGAGATTGTTTAGTAACTAAGTACCTTAGAAGACTCATACGTTATTTGAGATTGTTTTTACTTCTTAAATTAAGGGCATGCCCACCTTGGTGA
- the LOC106307930 gene encoding 14-3-3-like protein GF14 mu isoform X3 → MDKVYTGTSKRIFFWAKLLLLDKRHKSKAYMDKVELEHSNIRVDSLCWMSISHSLRFRGSINHLFQQDFLPLLVTTAAEVKLPPTHPIRLALALNFYYEIMNSLTRKGFRDCLVTKYLRRLIRYLRLFLLLKLRACPPW, encoded by the exons ATTTTTTTTTGGGCAAAGTTGCTTTTATTGGATAAGAGACACAAATCAAAAGCTTATATGGACAAGGTTGAGCTAGAGCACTCAAACATACGTGTTGATAGTCTGTGTTGGATGAGCATCTCTCATTCCCTCCGCTTCCGAGGATCAATCAACCATCTTTTTCAACAAGAT TTTCTTCCTTTACTTGTCACTACTGCTGCTGAGGTTAAACTTCCTCCTACACATCCTATCAGATTGGCTTTGGCGTTGAACTTCTACTACGAGATCATGAACTCACTCACAAGAAAGGGTTTTAGAGATTGTTTAGTAACTAAGTACCTTAGAAGACTCATACGTTATTTGAGATTGTTTTTACTTCTTAAATTAAGGGCATGCCCACCTTGGTGA
- the LOC106312204 gene encoding uncharacterized protein At1g05835, whose product MSTCVQMSISLKFLLWSSLALLLLQTGFGEKCDSRSSEPTVRQTQVKLGEGKKFRVEVMNKCPMCPIINLRLKCQGFPQSLVDPTLLRVLSSSAGNCVVNDGLPLSPMETLSFNYSSSYQFALSPLSWSFQCE is encoded by the exons ATGTCTACTTGTGTCCAAATGTCAATCTCTCTCAAGTTCCTTCTTTGGTCATCTCTTGCTCTCTTGCTTCTTCAAACAG GTTTTGGAGAAAAATGTGACAGCAGAAGCAGCGAACCAACGGTGAGACAGACGCAGGTGAAGCTGGGAGAAGGAAAGAAGTTCAGAGTTGAAGTGATGAACAAATGTCCAATGTGTCCAATCATCAACCTCCGTTTGAAATGCCAAGGCTTCCCTCAGTCTCTTGTGGACCCCACGCTCCTCCGCGTTCTCTCCTCTTCCGCAGGGAACTGCGTGGTCAACGACGGCTTGCCGTTGAGCCCAATGGAGACACTCTCTTTTAACTACTCCAGCTCGTATCAGTTTGCTCTAAGTCCTCTTTCTTGGTCTTTTCAATGCGAGTGA
- the LOC106312203 gene encoding chitinase-like protein 1 has product MVTIRSASVFIVVLVAVSTLALVANGEDKTIKVKKVKGKKVCTQGWECVWWSEYCCNQTISDYFQVYQFEQLFAKRNTPVAHAVGFWDYQSFITAAALYEPLGFGTTGGKLMGQKEMAAFLGHVASKTSCGYGVATGGPLAWGLCYNREMSPSQSYCDESWKFKYPCSPGAEYYGRGALPIYWNFNYGAAGEALKADLLNHPEYIEQNATLAFQAAIWRWMTPIKKAQPSAHDIFVGNWKPTKNDTLSKRGPTFGTTMNVLYGEYTCGQGDIEPMNNIVSHYLYFLDLLGIGREDAGPNEELSCAEQKAFNPSTAPSSSSSS; this is encoded by the exons ATGGTGACGATCCGTAGCGCGTCAGTCTTTATCGTAGTCCTTGTGGCTGTATCAACCCTGGCTTTGGTTGCAAACGGGGAAGACAAAACGATCAAAGTCAAGAAAGTGAAGGGAAAGAAGGTGTGCACCCAAGGATGGGAATGCGTCTGGTGGTCTGAGTACTGCTGTAACCAGACGATCTCGGATTACTTTCAGGTGTATCAGTTTGAGCAGCTCTTTGCCAAAAGAAACACTCCTGTGGCTCATGCTGTTGGTTTCTGGGACTACCAGTCTTTCATTACCGCGGCTGCTCTCTACGAGCCTCTTGGGTTTGGCACTACTGGTGGAAAGCTCATGGGACAGAAAGAAATGGCTGCGTTTCTCGGTCATGTCGCCAGCAAAACGTCCT GTGGCTACGGAGTGGCAACAGGAGGGCCTTTAGCTTGGGGTCTGTGCTACAACAGGGAGATGAGCCCAAGCCAATCTTACTGTGACGAGTCCTGGAAGTTCAAGTACCCTTGCAGCCCTGGAGCTGAGTACTACGGACGTGGTGCCTTACCCATTTACTG GAACTTCAACTACGGTGCAGCTGGTGAAGCACTAAAGGCCGATCTCTTGAACCACCCCGAGTACATCGAGCAGAACGCGACGCTTGCCTTCCAAGCAGCAATCTGGAGGTGGATGACACCGATCAAGAAAGCTCAGCCTTCAGCTCACGACATCTTTGTTGGAAACTGGAAACCGACAAAGAACGATACTTTGTCCAAACGTGGACCGACTTTTGGTACCACCATGAACGTCTTGTATGGAGAGTACACGTGCGGTCAAGGTGACATTGAGCCGATGAACAACATTGTCTCGCACTACTTGTACTTCCTTGATCTTTTGGGTATTGGAAGAGAAGACGCTGGGCCTAACGAGGAGCTCAGTTGCGCTGAGCAGAAGGCATTTAACCCTTCAACTGCACCTTCCTCCTCCTCCTCCTCGTAA